GCCATAGATGAACTGGCGGGAATATGCCCAGTCGGCGCCGCCGACGTAGTCGAACACGGCCTGCGCCAGCGGCGATCGTTCCCAGCTGCCGGGCCGCTCGTCCTCGATGCGCCAGATGTGGCGCAGCGCTTCCTTCGCGATCCAGAAGCCGCCGCCGCCATCGTCCAGCACGACGCCGCGTCCGCCGGCACGGTGGAACTGGCCGTGCGCGTCGACGAAAGCGCCGATGGAACCGGTGCCGGCATACACGAGATAGCCTTCGCCCGGCGCGAAGCTGGCGCGGTAGGCGATCTCCATGTCGCTGCAGAAGTGGATGGCTTGCGGGTCGAGATGCAGTTCCTCGGCCAGCCAGCGCTGCAGCAGTTCGCTGTCGCCGCCGAAGCCCGTCAGGCCGGCTTCCACGCGCGCCGGCGTGCCGTGCACGAGGGCATCGGTGGCCAGTTGCGCGAAGGTGGCGCGGACGGCATCGCGGCCTTGCGGCGTGCCCATTTGCAGGGCGGACAAGCCCGCGACGCGGCCTTCGGCGACGATGGCGCCGCCAGGCGCGGCAAGGGCCCAGCGCGTCTCGGTGCCGCCGGCGTCGATGCCGAGTCCCAGGCAGGATGCCGGACTCGGCGTTATAGGTTCGGGTTGCGAATCGATCATGATCATCCGCCAGTGTACGCCGTCAGGCCGGCCTGATGCGAATGAATGCTCGCGTGCAATGCATGAGCCAAGGTTATGCCTGCATCACGCCGCCAGCGGTTTGCGCCACGCCTCGACGCGCGGGCTCTCGTTGCCCAGGCGGTCGACGGCGCTGACGACGATCGCGTCGGCGACGCCCAGCTTCGCATCGTCCGGCACGGCCCAGTCCACGCGCGACGCCGGCGCCACGGCGAAGCGCCACTGGTTGCCGAAGCGCGACCAGATCGCGTACATCGCGTTGGCTTTTCCGGCCGCGAGCTTGAGGTAGACGGACGGCCCCTTGCGCACGGCGGCGACGGACGGCGCGCCGGGCCCCTCGTTGCCGAGCCACGGCGTCGCGGGCACGAGCGCGGGACCGGGATAGGACACGGTGCGCAGCTGGTCGCTGATGCCCTTGCGGTTTTCCATCAGCGGCGCCATGCTGAAGTGCACATGGCCGTTCGCGTTCGGGCGCGCGCGCGTGTGGTCGATCTGGTCGAGGATTTCCTGCGGCGGATAATCCTTGGTGGGCGCGCCGATGCGGCTCGTGAACAGGCCCGGCCACACGTGGCGGCCCTTCGCGTTCTGGGTCAGCCAGTAATCGAGCAGCACGTCGTAGGCCTGGCCCGGCTGGCGGATGCCCCAGTACAGCTGCGGCGAAAAATAATCGAGCCAGCCGTTCTGCAGCCACGTCTCGGCGTCCGCATACAGCTTGTCGTACTGCGAAAAACCGACGATGCCGGGCGGACGGCGGTCCGGACGGCCCAGGCCGAACGGGCTGATGCCGAAGCGCACCCAGCTCTTTTCGCGGTGGATGCCCTCGTACAGCGCCTCGATCAGGCGGTTGACGTTCTGGCGCCGCCACGACGCGCGATCGAGCCGCCCGCCGCCGGCCACGTAGCGCTGCCACGACGGCTCGTCCGGAAAATCCAGCTCGGTCTTCGCGGTGCGGCCTTCCAGCGCGGCGCCTTCCGCGCCCGTCATCACGGGCGCTTCGATCGGGTAGGGATAAAAATAATCGTCGATGTGCACGCCGTCGATGTCGTAGCGGCGCACGACATCCAGCACCACGTCCAGCGTCTGCTTGACGGCGGCATCCTCGCCCGGGTCCATCCACAGGTATTTGCCATAGGTTTTGACGGCGGCCGGATTCGTGCGCGTGATGTGGTTCGCGGCGGCCGGGGAACGGGCGCCGTTGTGGCGCGCACGGTACGGGTTGAACCACGCGTGCAGCTCGAGCCCGCGCGCGTGCGCCTGCATGACCCAGAATTTCAGCGGGTCGTACCACGGCTGCGGCGCCTGGCCTTGCAAGCCCGTCAGGTATTCCGACCACGGTTCCAGCTTCGAGGGATAAATCGCGTCCGCGGCCGGGCGCACCTGCAGCACGATGGCGTTCAGGTTCAGCGCCTTGGCGCGGTCGAGGATGGCGATGGCTTCGGCCTGCTGCTTCTCGGCGGGGAGGTTCGGCTTGCTCGGCCAGTCGATGTTGGCGACCGTCGACACCCAGGCGGCACGGAATTCGCGCGGCGCGGGCGGCGGCTCGTCGCCGGCGGGCACGTTGGCCGCCAGCGGGGGCGTCGTACCGCAGCCCGACATGAGGCCGCCCATCGCCAGCGCACCGGCGACTCCCGCGAACGCGAATGCGCGTCGTTTCTGATCAGGTTGCAACACCAACTCCTAGACTTTTACGAACCATCGTTTGCGCCACATGCCCCACGCGATCAGGAACATGCACGCATCGAACAACACGGCATGCAGCAGCGACGTATTGACGGCACCGACCGGCAGCGCGGCGATCGGCGCATACAGCGCCTGGCCCAGCGACCGCAGGCTGCCGTCCGGCCGGGCGAATTTTACATAGCCCAGCATTTTCGCGATAAATCCGGAAAACGCAAAGATGAACAGTGCGTTCATGCCGTAGATGACGAACGGAAGAGTCCAGCGCGCCGCCAGCGACCGTATGCGCGCGGACGGGCTCGCGTCGAGCAGCCAGTAGAACGCGGAAAATGCCAGGCAGGCCAGGCCCGTCATGAGGAAGCAGTACGACGGCGTCCACAGGCTTTTATTGATCGGCATGAGGATGATATCGAGAATCGCACCAATCGCGATGCACGCGATGCCGGCGGCGATCAATCCCGCGACCTGCCGGCTGCGCTGCACACCGGACGCGAGCCAGCGCCCGGCCAGTACACCGAACAATTGGCTGCACAGCGCGGGCAACGTCGACACGATGCCTTCCGGATCCCACGTCTTGGCTTGCACCCACAAATGCTTGCCGAGCAAAGAACGGTCGACCCACGCGCCGACGTCCTGGCCGGGGGCCAAGACGCCGGCGCCGATGCCCGGCACGGGCACATACAGCATCAGCACGCTGTACAGCGCCAGCAGCCCCGCAATGACGGCCAGTTGCGCGCGCCAGCCGCAATACACGACGATGGGCGCGGCGAGCAGGGTGCACAGTGCGATCCGCTGCAGCACGCCGGGGATGCGCACGTTTTCGATATTGAAATACGGCATGAAGTTCAGCAGGAAGCCGATCAGGAAGATCAGCAGCGCGCGCCTGGCCAGCTTGGCAAGGAGCCGCGGCCTGTCGGCGCCGGCGGCGGCCAGGCGTCCCAGCGACAAGGCCATCGCCACGCCGGCGATGAACAGGAAGAATGGGAAGATGCAGTCGGTAAACGTCCAGCCGTTCCACTTGGCGTGTTCCAGCGGCCCGTACAAATGGCCCCAGTCGCCCGGATTATTCACCAGCACCATCGCGGCAATCGTAAAACCGCGGAAGGCGTCGAGCGACACGAGGCGTTGACCGTTCACTTCTTCGCGAACTCCGGATCGATTTTCACCAGCGCCGCCATCGCGAACGCGGGAATGGTCGCCAGGCACGTCCAGACGAAGAAGTGCTGGTAGCCGATCATCTCCTGCAGCTTGCCGCTCCACATGCCCGGCACCATCATTCCCAGCGCCATCAGGCCCGTGCAGATCGCGTAGTGGGCCGTCTTGTACGGCCCTTCCGAGACCATGATCATGAACATCAACATGGCAGTAAAACCGAAGCCGTAGCCGAACTGCTCGATCGCGAGGAAGCCGCAGATGACGCCGAAATTCTGCGGCTGCACCGACGACAGGTACACGAACACGAGGTCGGGCAAGTGCACGGCGGCCACCATCAGCCACAGGCAGCGTTTCAGTCCCAGGCGCGAAATCAGCCAGCCGCCGAACAGGCCGCCGATGGTCAGCGCGATGATGCCGATGGTGCCGTAGGCCGTGCCGTACTGCTCGGTCGTGAGACCCAGGCCGCCCGCACTGACCGGGTCTTTCAAGAACGGCGCGACGAGTTTTAATAGCTGCGATTCGCCCAGGCGGAACGTCAGAATAAAACCGAGGATCAGCCAGATGTCGCGCTTGCGGAAGAAGCTGGCGAAGGTGGCGAAAAAGCTGGCGAGCGGCTTATTTATTCCGTCCTTGCCGTCGGTCGCCCGGTGGTCGACGTCGGGGCGCGGCAGCACGGCCTGGTGCCAGGCGCAGAGCGCGAAGAACAGCCCGCACAGCACGAAGAAGACAATGGCCCAGGCCTGGTGCACGTCGTCCAGCGACTTCGAGAGATGGCCGGCCAGGATCACGAGCGGCCCCTGCGCGGCCAGGGTCGCCAGCCGATAAAACGTCGAGCGCACGCCGACGAACGCGGCCTGCTGTTGCTGGCGCAGGCCCAGCATATAAAAGCCGTCGGCGGAAATGTCGTGCGTGGCGGAGGCGAACGCCATGATCCACATGACGCCCAGGCTGATCATGAAGAAGGTGGGCAGGTGCAGCGTCGCCCCGACGGCCCCCAGCGCGGCGGCCAGCACCAGTTGCAGTGACACGGTCCAGCCGCGCTTGGTGCCGAACAGGTCGACCACGGGCGACCACAGCGGCTTGATCACCCACGGCAGGTACAGCAGGCTCGTATAAAACGCGATGTCGGTGTTGGACAGCCCCATGTCCTTGTACATGATGACGGACAGGCTGTTGGCGACGATGTAGGGAATGGCCTGGCCGAAATACAACGAGGGCACCCACAGCCACGGGTTCTTGGATTGCGTAGTCTGCATGTTCTTTCGTCGTCGGGCCGGCGGGCGGTACCGGAGCGCCCGCGCCGCGTCAGCCGGCCAGGGCGGCGCGCACGCTGCCGCGCGCGCTCTCCAGCAGGGCACGCGCCTGCTCGACAGGGATGTTCTTGGACAAGGCCACGATCGCAACCTTGACGTGGAAGTCGCACTGCGCCAGCACCGCCTCGGCCGCCTCTTCGCCGGCCCCGGTCGCGAACGACGTCAGGCGGATGGCGCGGCGGACCAGCTTGGCGTTGGTCGCCTTCAAGTCTACCATCAGGTTGCCATAAACCTTGTTCAAACGCACCATCAGTGCGCTGGAAAAGGTGTTCAGCGCGATCTTCTGCGACGTGCCCGCTTTTAATCGCGTGCTGCCGGAGATGGCTTCCGGGCCTGTGTCCAGGGTGATGCCGATCTCGGCCTCGCCCGCGACGGGCGCATCCGGATTATTCGCAAAACCGATCGTCAGCGCCCCGGCCGCGCGCGCGGCGCGCAGGGCGCCCAGCACGTACGGCGTCGCGCCCGACGCGGCGATGGCCAGCACGACGTCGTCCGGGCCCACGTGCGCATTGCGGATATCGGCCGCGCCCTGGTCCACGTCGTCCTCGGCGCCTTCGACGGCAACGAACATCGCCTCCGTTCCGCCCGCCAGCAGCGCCACGGCGCGCTCGTGCGGCCAGGAAAACGTCGGGTACAGCTCGACGCTGTCCAGCACGCCCAACCGGCCCGACGTCCCGGCGCCCACATACACGAGCCGGCCGCCCTTCTCCATCCTCGGCAGCGCGGCGGTGACGGCCGCGGCGATGCGCGGCGCGGCGGCGCGCACGGCGTCGACGGCCTTGAACTGGTCGTCGACGAGCACCCCCACCAGCTCGGCGGTGGGATATTGATCGAGGGAGGCGTGTTGCGGGGCGGGGGTTTCGGTGTTCAGCATCGCTGTCTGTGTGCGACTCGGAGGTATGGACCTGACCAGTGTAATCCCAATGCCGCCGGGCCTGTCATGAAAGGATCGGGCGTTGTCATTCCGAAAAGTTATGCGGGCGTGACGTCCATGCATTTGCCCGGCGCGGGCCGAGTCCGTATTCTCGCCTGCATGACCATCACACGGGGATGACGATGAACAAATGCAGACGTTTGTTGCTGGGCGTGGCCTTGCTGGGCGCCACCGGACCGCTGCTGGCGGCGCCGTCGCGTCGCCGTGGCACCGCCCTGGACGCCGAGCTTGCCGCCATCGCCGCGGATCCGGCCTGCGAGTTGGCGAGCCTGTCGGTGCTGGCAATCCGTGCCGGCCAGATCAGCTATATGTACCAGTGCGGCCGGCGGTTCATCGGGCACGACGGCTTGCCGGACAAGCCGGTCGGGCCCGATACGCTGTTCAGGATCGCGTCGATTTCGAAGATGATGACGACGCTCGGCCTGCTGCGTTTATATGAAGACGGCCACGTGAACCTCGACGCCGACGTCTCCGGCTACCTCGGTTTTACCTTGCGCAATCCGCATTATCCCGACCAGGCCATCACGCTGCGCCACCTGCTCACGCATACGTCCTCGCTGCGCGACGACGCCGGCTATTCATGGGGCGCGGACGTCGCGCTGAAGGACGTGATCGACGAAAAGATGTTCGCGGCGAACGCGGGTCCGGGCGCCTACTTCACCTACTGCAACCTCGGCTGGGGCGTGATTGGCACCGTGATGGAACGCGTCTCCGGCGAACGGTTCGACCGCCTGATGCGGCGCCTGCTGATCGAGCCGCTGGGCCTGCGGGCCGGCTATCTCCCGGCGGAATTGCCGCCTGCGGCCCTGTCGAACCTGGCGACGCTGTACCGCAAGCGCACGGTCGACACGGAGGTATGGGATCCGAACGGGCCCTGGATCGCCCAGGCCGACGACTACAGCGTCAAGCCGCCGCCCGCCATCGACCGTTACGTCATCGGCACGAACGCCACGCCGTTCAGTCCGACGGGCGGCCTGCGCATCAGCGCGCGCGACATGGGCGTCGTGATGCGCATGCTGATGGGGCATGGTCCCCGCCTGTTGAAACCTGCGACGCTGGACCTCATGTTCAGCCGCCAATGGACGTACGATGGCCGCAACGGCGACACGTCGGATGGCCTGTTCCGCTGCTGGGGCCTCGGCAACGAGCAGTTCCCGGACGCGCCGGGCACGCGCGTGGCCGACGGCGGCGGCTTTCCGGCCGTAGGTCACCTGGGCGACGCGTATGGGCTGATGTCCGTGTTCGTGTTCGATCCGGCACGTCAAAACGGGATGGTCGTGCTGGTGGGCGGCACATCGACGGATCCGTTTGGGCCGGCCAACAAGGGCAAATATTCGCCGCTGGCGCGTTTCCAGGAACGCATCCTGACCGCACTGTACCGGGGCGCCATCCTGCCCAACAACAGTGCATAACATGAACACCGGTTATGCCCTGCCGCGCTACATTCATTGGCCGAGCGCAGGACCAGCCCCTAAGCTTCTTCGCATGTCAATGTTCTATAGCGGGCTCGGATGCAACAAGTAATCGTCATCGGCGGCGGCGTGGTCGGCCTGACCTCGGCCTGGTGGCTGGTCGAAGCCGGCTACCGGGTCACGCTGGTGGAACGTGCACCGGGCGTGGGCACCGGGACGAGCTACAGCAATGGCGGGCAGCTGAGCTACCGCTATGTGTCGCCGCTGGCGGACGCGGGCGTGCCATTGAAGGCATTGAAATGGCTGTTCCAGGAACACGGCCCGCTGCGCTTTCGGCCGCAGTTCGATGCGCACCAGTGGCGCTGGCTGGCCGCCTTCCTCGCCAACTGCCGCGCCGACCTGAATCGCAAGACCACCCATAAACTGCTGGAACTGGGCGAACTGTCGCGCCGCGCGATGGCGTCGCTGGAGCCGGCCGTTCCTCTGGACGCATTCCAGTGGCGCGATGCGGGCAAGCTGGTCGTCTACCGGACGCGTGCGGCATTCGACGCGGCGACGGCAAAACCGGACGCGGGCGGCACGCGGCAGGTGTGGACCGCGGCCGAATGCGTCGCGCGCGAACCGGCGCTGGCCGCGATGGAAGACAAGCTCGCGGGCGGCATCTACAACGGCGGCGAGGCGGTGGCCGACTGCTACGCCTTCTGCGTGGCGCTGGCCGGACGCCTCGCCGCGCATCCGCGCTTCGACGGTTTTATCCATGGCGAAGCGCGGCGCTTCGTCACGGGTCGCGGCAGGGTCGTCGGTGTGCAGACCTCAAACGGACTGCTTGCGGCCGACGCCTATGTCCTCGCGGCCGGCATGCAAAGCCGCGCATTGGCGGAAACGGTCGACATCGCCCTGCCGATCTACCCGTTGAAAGGCTACAGCCTGACGGCTCCGATCCGCCAGGACGACGTCGCGCCCGAGATCAGCGTCACCGACTTCGAACGGAAAGTGCTGTATGCGCGCATCGGCGACAAGCTGCGCGTGGCGGCGATGGTCGACATGGTGGGCGAAGACCTGAGCCTGAATCCGAAGCGGCTGGACAGCCTTACGCGCCAGGTGAAAGAAACGATGCCGCGCGCGGCCGACTACACACAGATCACGCCCTGGGCGGGCCTGCGTCCGGCAACGCCGAACAGCGTCCCCATCATCGGCGCCACGCCGTATGCCAATCTGTGGCTGAACGTGGGGCACGGGCCGCTCGGGTTCACGTTTGCGTGCGGCACGGCGAGTCTGCTGGCCGATTTGATGCGGGGGAAGGCGCCGCCGTTTGGGTTGGATGGGTTGACGCTGGCCTGAAGTCGACAATTCGGGGTCAGACCCCGGTTTTAGGAAATTGCTTCGGCATCTAGTCCGGCCGGCTGTCGACCTGCACCCCACACTCCTCCAGCCGCAACCGCGTCTTGCTGTGGTCGTCAATGGTAACCATGATGTCGACGAAGCTGCCCGGCTTCATGCTGTCGCAGGGCACGCGCAAATGGTATTGCCCCGGCTTGACCTCGACCGGCTCCCCACGCCGCGCGATGGCATCGGCCAGATCGCCCGCCTGAACACGTTCGAAAAACTGCGCCTGCGCACGCTTGGGCGGGTCTTTGTCGACCGTGACTTCGGCCGCCACGGCCGTGGCCGCCGCGTTCAACAGCACGGCAGCGAAGATCATC
This genomic stretch from Massilia putida harbors:
- a CDS encoding glycoside hydrolase family 10 protein; its protein translation is MQPDQKRRAFAFAGVAGALAMGGLMSGCGTTPPLAANVPAGDEPPPAPREFRAAWVSTVANIDWPSKPNLPAEKQQAEAIAILDRAKALNLNAIVLQVRPAADAIYPSKLEPWSEYLTGLQGQAPQPWYDPLKFWVMQAHARGLELHAWFNPYRARHNGARSPAAANHITRTNPAAVKTYGKYLWMDPGEDAAVKQTLDVVLDVVRRYDIDGVHIDDYFYPYPIEAPVMTGAEGAALEGRTAKTELDFPDEPSWQRYVAGGGRLDRASWRRQNVNRLIEALYEGIHREKSWVRFGISPFGLGRPDRRPPGIVGFSQYDKLYADAETWLQNGWLDYFSPQLYWGIRQPGQAYDVLLDYWLTQNAKGRHVWPGLFTSRIGAPTKDYPPQEILDQIDHTRARPNANGHVHFSMAPLMENRKGISDQLRTVSYPGPALVPATPWLGNEGPGAPSVAAVRKGPSVYLKLAAGKANAMYAIWSRFGNQWRFAVAPASRVDWAVPDDAKLGVADAIVVSAVDRLGNESPRVEAWRKPLAA
- a CDS encoding acyltransferase family protein, with product MNGQRLVSLDAFRGFTIAAMVLVNNPGDWGHLYGPLEHAKWNGWTFTDCIFPFFLFIAGVAMALSLGRLAAAGADRPRLLAKLARRALLIFLIGFLLNFMPYFNIENVRIPGVLQRIALCTLLAAPIVVYCGWRAQLAVIAGLLALYSVLMLYVPVPGIGAGVLAPGQDVGAWVDRSLLGKHLWVQAKTWDPEGIVSTLPALCSQLFGVLAGRWLASGVQRSRQVAGLIAAGIACIAIGAILDIILMPINKSLWTPSYCFLMTGLACLAFSAFYWLLDASPSARIRSLAARWTLPFVIYGMNALFIFAFSGFIAKMLGYVKFARPDGSLRSLGQALYAPIAALPVGAVNTSLLHAVLFDACMFLIAWGMWRKRWFVKV
- a CDS encoding N-acetylglucosamine kinase; the encoded protein is MIDSQPEPITPSPASCLGLGIDAGGTETRWALAAPGGAIVAEGRVAGLSALQMGTPQGRDAVRATFAQLATDALVHGTPARVEAGLTGFGGDSELLQRWLAEELHLDPQAIHFCSDMEIAYRASFAPGEGYLVYAGTGSIGAFVDAHGQFHRAGGRGVVLDDGGGGFWIAKEALRHIWRIEDERPGSWERSPLAQAVFDYVGGADWAYSRQFIYGQERGAVGKLALVVAASAERDPAAASILRAAGRELARLALALTGRFGPRPVAVSGRAAELHPLIVDTMGASMPGISLVQAPGQAHHAAARMALASDPPHFITST
- the murQ gene encoding N-acetylmuramic acid 6-phosphate etherase → MLNTETPAPQHASLDQYPTAELVGVLVDDQFKAVDAVRAAAPRIAAAVTAALPRMEKGGRLVYVGAGTSGRLGVLDSVELYPTFSWPHERAVALLAGGTEAMFVAVEGAEDDVDQGAADIRNAHVGPDDVVLAIAASGATPYVLGALRAARAAGALTIGFANNPDAPVAGEAEIGITLDTGPEAISGSTRLKAGTSQKIALNTFSSALMVRLNKVYGNLMVDLKATNAKLVRRAIRLTSFATGAGEEAAEAVLAQCDFHVKVAIVALSKNIPVEQARALLESARGSVRAALAG
- a CDS encoding serine hydrolase domain-containing protein, yielding MNKCRRLLLGVALLGATGPLLAAPSRRRGTALDAELAAIAADPACELASLSVLAIRAGQISYMYQCGRRFIGHDGLPDKPVGPDTLFRIASISKMMTTLGLLRLYEDGHVNLDADVSGYLGFTLRNPHYPDQAITLRHLLTHTSSLRDDAGYSWGADVALKDVIDEKMFAANAGPGAYFTYCNLGWGVIGTVMERVSGERFDRLMRRLLIEPLGLRAGYLPAELPPAALSNLATLYRKRTVDTEVWDPNGPWIAQADDYSVKPPPAIDRYVIGTNATPFSPTGGLRISARDMGVVMRMLMGHGPRLLKPATLDLMFSRQWTYDGRNGDTSDGLFRCWGLGNEQFPDAPGTRVADGGGFPAVGHLGDAYGLMSVFVFDPARQNGMVVLVGGTSTDPFGPANKGKYSPLARFQERILTALYRGAILPNNSA
- a CDS encoding MFS transporter — protein: MQTTQSKNPWLWVPSLYFGQAIPYIVANSLSVIMYKDMGLSNTDIAFYTSLLYLPWVIKPLWSPVVDLFGTKRGWTVSLQLVLAAALGAVGATLHLPTFFMISLGVMWIMAFASATHDISADGFYMLGLRQQQQAAFVGVRSTFYRLATLAAQGPLVILAGHLSKSLDDVHQAWAIVFFVLCGLFFALCAWHQAVLPRPDVDHRATDGKDGINKPLASFFATFASFFRKRDIWLILGFILTFRLGESQLLKLVAPFLKDPVSAGGLGLTTEQYGTAYGTIGIIALTIGGLFGGWLISRLGLKRCLWLMVAAVHLPDLVFVYLSSVQPQNFGVICGFLAIEQFGYGFGFTAMLMFMIMVSEGPYKTAHYAICTGLMALGMMVPGMWSGKLQEMIGYQHFFVWTCLATIPAFAMAALVKIDPEFAKK
- a CDS encoding D-amino acid dehydrogenase, which produces MQQVIVIGGGVVGLTSAWWLVEAGYRVTLVERAPGVGTGTSYSNGGQLSYRYVSPLADAGVPLKALKWLFQEHGPLRFRPQFDAHQWRWLAAFLANCRADLNRKTTHKLLELGELSRRAMASLEPAVPLDAFQWRDAGKLVVYRTRAAFDAATAKPDAGGTRQVWTAAECVAREPALAAMEDKLAGGIYNGGEAVADCYAFCVALAGRLAAHPRFDGFIHGEARRFVTGRGRVVGVQTSNGLLAADAYVLAAGMQSRALAETVDIALPIYPLKGYSLTAPIRQDDVAPEISVTDFERKVLYARIGDKLRVAAMVDMVGEDLSLNPKRLDSLTRQVKETMPRAADYTQITPWAGLRPATPNSVPIIGATPYANLWLNVGHGPLGFTFACGTASLLADLMRGKAPPFGLDGLTLA